A stretch of Perognathus longimembris pacificus isolate PPM17 chromosome 1, ASM2315922v1, whole genome shotgun sequence DNA encodes these proteins:
- the Mettl1 gene encoding tRNA (guanine-N(7)-)-methyltransferase produces MPALRRRPRLHVGSLETRKKSGVMAGAEAPQPQKRYYRQRAHSNPMADHTLRYPVKPEEMDWSELYPEFFAPPTQNQSHDDPKDKKDERTEAQVEFADIGCGYGGLLVELSPLFPDTLILGLEIRVKVSDYVQDRIRALRAAPGGGFQNIACLRSNAMKHLPNFFRKGQLTKMFFLFPDPHFKRTKHKWRIISPTLLAEYAYVLRVGGLVYTITDVLELHHWMCTHFEGHPLFERVPLEELSEDPIVKHLGTSTEEGKKVLRNGGENFPAIFRRIQDPTLLAVTPSPTLPNH; encoded by the exons ATGCCGGc CTTGCGCCGCCGGCCCCGTCTCCACGTGGGTTCTCTGGAAACTCGGAAGAAATCCGGCGTCATGGCGGGAGCCGAGGCCCCGCAGCCTCAGAAGCGCTACTACAGGCAACGCGCTCATTCCAACCCCATGGCGGACCATACCCTGCGCTA cCCTGTGAAGCCAGAGGAGATGGACTGGTCTGAGCTATACCCAGAGTTCTTTGCTCCACCTACTCAAAATCAGAGCCACGATGACCCAAAGGATAAGAAAGATGAGAGAACTGAGGCCCAAGTGGAGTTTGCAGACATAGGCTGTGGCTATGGTGGCCTGTTAG TGGAATTGTCGCCATTGTTCCCAGACACCCTGATTCTGGGTCTTGAAATTCGCGTGAAGGTCTCAGACTACGTACAAGACCGAATTCGAGCCCTACGTGCAGCTCCTGGAGGTGGCTTCCAGAACATTGCCTGTCTCCGTAGTAATGCCATGAAACACCTTCCTAATTTCTTCCGAAAGGGCCAG CTGACAAAGatgttcttcctcttccctgaCCCACATTTCAAGCGGACAAAGCACAAGTGGCGAATCATCAGTCCCACACTGCTGGCAGAATATGCCTACGTGCTAAGAGTTGGG GGGCTGGTATATACCATAACCGATGTGCTGGAGCTCCACCACTGGATGTGCACCCATTTTGAGGGACACCCCCTGTTTGAGCGTGTGCCTCTGGAGGAACTG AGTGAAGACCCCATTGTGAAACATCTAGGCACTTCaactgaggaaggaaagaaagttctACGCAATGGAGGAGAGAATTTCCCAGCCATCTTCCGAAGAATACAGGATCCCACTCTGCTAGCAGTGACCCCCAGTCCCACCCTGCCTAATCACTGA
- the LOC125362044 gene encoding 25-hydroxyvitamin D-1 alpha hydroxylase, mitochondrial, producing MTQTLKLASRVFHRMHWPPMLATSLGSRGSDSAPGSLADIPGPSTPTFLAELFCKRGLSKLHELQVQGAARFGPIWLASFGTLRTVYVADPALIEQLLRQEGSRPERCGFSSWTEHRRRHHRACGLLTAEGEEWQRLRSLLAPLLLRPQAAAGYAGTLSNVVRDLVGRLRRQRGRGTGPPALVRDVAGEFYKFGLEGIAAVLLGSRLGCLEDEVPADTETFIRAVGSVFVSTLLTMAMPSWLHHLVPGPWARLCRDWDQMFAFAQQHVERREAEVAMRNQGKPAKDRLSGSHLTHFLFGEKLPTQSIVGNVTELLLAGVDTVSNTLSWALYELSRHPEVQSALYTEITAALGPGFCAHLEATALSKLPLLKAVVKEVLRLYPVVPGNSRVPDKDIHVGGYIIPKKTLVSLCHYATSRDPVQFPEPNSFCPARWMGEGPAPHPFASLPFGFGKRSCIGRRLAELELQMALAQILTHFEVLPEPGAPPIRPMTRTVLVPERSINLQFVDR from the exons ATGACACAAACTCTGAAGCTTGCCTCCAGGGTGTTTCATCGAATGCACTGGCCTCCCATGCTGGCCACCTCTCTGGGTTCCCGAGGCTCCGACTCAGCACCTGGCAGTTTGGCAGACATCCCAGGGCCCTCCACACCTACCTTCCTGGCTGAACTTTTCTGCAAAAGGGGGCTGTCCAAGCTACATGAGCTGCAG GTGCAGGGCGCCGCTCGCTTCGGCCCCATTTGGCTGGCCAGCTTCGGGACATTGCGCACGGTGTACGTGGCTGACCCTGCCCTCATCGAGCAGCTGCTGCGCCAGGAGGGGTCTCGGCCGGAGCGCTGTGGCTTCTCATCCTGGACTGAGCACCGTCGCCGCCACCACCGTGCTTGTGGACTGCTCACCGC GGAAGGCGAAGAATGGCAAAGGCTGCGCAGTCTCCTGGCCCCTCTCCTCCTCCGTCCTCAAGCGGCTGCTGGCTATGCGGGGACCCTCAGCAACGTGGTCCGTGACCTTGTAGGACGATTGAGGCGACAGCGGGGACGCGGCACCGGTCCGCCCGCCCTGGTGCGGGACGTCGCGGGAGAGTTTTACAAGTTTGGCCTGGAAG GCATAGCCGCCGTGCTGCTGGGTTCGCGCCTGGGCTGCCTGGAGGATGAAGTACCTGCAGACACGGAGACCTTCATCCGCGCAGTGGGCTCTGTGTTTGTGTCCACGCTGTTGACCATGGCCATGCCCAGCTGGCTGCATCACCTTGTGCCTGGACCCTGGGCCCGTCTCTGCAGAGACTGGGACCAGATGTTTGCCTTTG CCCAGCAGCACGTGGAGAGGCGAGAGGCTGAGGTAGCCATGAGGAATCAGGGCAAGCCGGCCAAAGACAGGCTGTCTGGGTCTCATCTGACACATTTCCTTTTTGGGGAGAAACTGCCAACCCAGTCTATCGTGGGGAATGTGACAGAGCTGCTGCTAGCTGGAGTGGACACG GTGTCCAACACGCTCTCCTGGGCTCTGTACGAGCTCTCCCGACACCCTGAAGTCCAGTCAGCGCTCTACACTGAGATCACAGCCGCCCTGGGCCCTGGCTTCTGTGCTCATCTGGAAGCCACCGCTCTGTCCAAGCTACCTCTATTGAAGGCTGTGGTCAAGGAAGTGCTAAG ATTGTACCCTGTGGTACCTGGAAATTCCCGTGTGCCAGACAAAGATATTCACGTGGGAGGTTATATTATCCCCAAAAAG ACGCTGGTATCTTTATGTCATTATGCCACTTCAAGGGACCCTGTTCAGTTTCCAGAGCCAAATTCTTTCTGTCCAGCTCGCTGGATGGGAGaaggcccagccccccacccatTTGCATCTCTTCCCTTTGGCTTTGGCAAACGAAGCTGCATAGGGAGACGTCTGGCAGAGCTTGAGCTGCAAATGGCATTGGCCCAG ATCTTGACACATTTTGAGGTGCTGCCTGAGCCAGGTGCTCCCCCAATCAGACCTATGACACGCACTGTCCTGGTACCTGAAAGAAGCATCAATCTACAGTTTGTGGACAGATAG
- the Eef1akmt3 gene encoding EEF1A lysine methyltransferase 3 isoform X1 translates to MANSRLDPDSESVFPREVGLFTDFYSEKSRFCFCGHELSITQNFGSRLGVAARVWDAALSLCNYFESQNVDFRGKKVIELGAGTGIVGILAALQGGDVTITDLPLALEQIQGNVQANVPAGVPAQVCALSWGIDQHVFPGNYDLVLGSDIVYLEPTFPLLLRTLQHLCGPHGTIYLASKMREEHGTENFFQHLLPQHFQLELAQRDEDENVNIYRARHRETSPA, encoded by the exons ATGGCAAACTCCCGCCTGGATCCCGACTCAGAGTCGGTGTTCCCTCGGGAGGTTGGGCTCTTCACCGACTTTTACTCCGAGAAGAGCCGCTTCTGCTTCTGTGGCCACGAGCTGAGCATCACACAGAACTTTGGGTCCCGCCTGGGGGTGGCGGCACGCGTGTGGGATGCG GCTCTGAGTCTGTGCAACTATTTCGAAAGCCAAAATGTGGATTTTCGGGGCAAAAAGGTGATCGAACTGGGCGCGGGGACCGGCATCGTGGGAATCTTGGCAGCGCTGCAGG GGGGGGATGTTACCATCACTGACCTGCCTCTGGCACTAGAGCAGATCCAAGGCAACGTTCAGGCTAATGTGCCAGCTGGAGTCCCGGCCCAGGTCTGTGCCTTGTCCTGGGGGATTGACCAGCATGTCTTCCCTGGAAATTATGATCTGGTGCTGGGATCAGATATTGTGTACCTGGAACCTACCTTCCCACtgcttctgaggactctccagcACCTGTGCGGGCCCCATGGTACCATCTATTTGGCCTCCAAGATGAGAGAGGAGCATGGGACAGAGAACTTCTTTCAGCACCTCCTACCCCAGCACTTCCAACTGGAGCTGGCCCAGCGGGATGAGGATGAGAATGTCAACATCTACAGGGCCCGCCATAGGGAAACAAGTCCTGCTTGA
- the Eef1akmt3 gene encoding EEF1A lysine methyltransferase 3 isoform X2 has product MANSRLDPDSESVFPREALSLCNYFESQNVDFRGKKVIELGAGTGIVGILAALQGGDVTITDLPLALEQIQGNVQANVPAGVPAQVCALSWGIDQHVFPGNYDLVLGSDIVYLEPTFPLLLRTLQHLCGPHGTIYLASKMREEHGTENFFQHLLPQHFQLELAQRDEDENVNIYRARHRETSPA; this is encoded by the exons ATGGCAAACTCCCGCCTGGATCCCGACTCAGAGTCGGTGTTCCCTCGGGAG GCTCTGAGTCTGTGCAACTATTTCGAAAGCCAAAATGTGGATTTTCGGGGCAAAAAGGTGATCGAACTGGGCGCGGGGACCGGCATCGTGGGAATCTTGGCAGCGCTGCAGG GGGGGGATGTTACCATCACTGACCTGCCTCTGGCACTAGAGCAGATCCAAGGCAACGTTCAGGCTAATGTGCCAGCTGGAGTCCCGGCCCAGGTCTGTGCCTTGTCCTGGGGGATTGACCAGCATGTCTTCCCTGGAAATTATGATCTGGTGCTGGGATCAGATATTGTGTACCTGGAACCTACCTTCCCACtgcttctgaggactctccagcACCTGTGCGGGCCCCATGGTACCATCTATTTGGCCTCCAAGATGAGAGAGGAGCATGGGACAGAGAACTTCTTTCAGCACCTCCTACCCCAGCACTTCCAACTGGAGCTGGCCCAGCGGGATGAGGATGAGAATGTCAACATCTACAGGGCCCGCCATAGGGAAACAAGTCCTGCTTGA